From Acidobacteriota bacterium, a single genomic window includes:
- a CDS encoding 4Fe-4S dicluster domain-containing protein translates to MSNIAYAPTDGLSYDPAEAKYWDKDGLNKEIERTFEICHGCRMCFKYCDSFPSLFKFIDENHDGDVRKVSEKETEQVMDECFQCKLCEVQCPYTERDNHEFKLDFPKLVHRFKAVRHKEKGASLRDKVLGDPDKAGKMARILPVILANTANRNKIHRYFFEKVVGVHRDKLLPDFAGETFEKWAEKNDKIKDEGEVVLFQTCYVQNNEPQIGRDTVEVLEKNQVKTACAKGLNCCGMPAWEHGDIEGLRKMAKNNIEKLLPYVEKGAKVLAINPTCAMMLRREYPNLVDLGDRANAEKLAAATMDPSEYLWSIRNEERFCADVKSKPEGKVAYHAPCHLRAQAVGFKGRDLIRKILGVVPVTTMECCGHDGTYAMTVEGFEPSRRIGKKAFDGMKQDKDAEVWATDCPLAAIQFEQHAGVKPMHPMTILAKAYRGDEF, encoded by the coding sequence ATGAGTAATATCGCCTACGCACCAACCGATGGACTCTCTTACGATCCCGCCGAAGCGAAGTATTGGGACAAGGATGGGCTGAACAAAGAGATCGAGCGAACGTTCGAGATCTGTCACGGCTGCCGGATGTGTTTCAAGTACTGCGATTCGTTCCCTTCCCTGTTCAAATTCATCGACGAGAACCACGACGGCGACGTCCGCAAGGTTTCGGAAAAAGAGACCGAACAGGTGATGGACGAGTGCTTTCAGTGCAAGCTGTGCGAGGTGCAATGCCCCTACACCGAGCGCGACAACCACGAGTTCAAACTCGATTTTCCAAAGCTCGTCCACCGTTTCAAGGCTGTCCGCCATAAAGAAAAGGGAGCGAGTCTTCGCGACAAAGTGCTCGGCGACCCGGACAAGGCCGGAAAGATGGCGCGCATCCTTCCGGTGATCCTCGCGAACACCGCCAACCGCAACAAGATTCATCGGTACTTCTTCGAAAAGGTCGTCGGCGTTCATCGTGACAAACTCCTGCCGGACTTTGCCGGCGAAACGTTCGAAAAATGGGCCGAAAAGAACGACAAGATCAAAGACGAAGGCGAGGTCGTGCTTTTTCAGACCTGTTACGTTCAGAACAATGAGCCGCAGATCGGCCGCGACACGGTCGAGGTACTTGAGAAGAATCAAGTCAAGACGGCCTGCGCAAAGGGGTTGAACTGCTGCGGAATGCCGGCTTGGGAGCACGGGGACATCGAAGGGCTTCGCAAAATGGCGAAGAACAACATTGAAAAGCTGCTGCCGTACGTCGAAAAAGGCGCAAAGGTTTTGGCGATCAATCCGACCTGCGCGATGATGCTCCGTCGCGAGTATCCGAATCTGGTCGATCTTGGGGACCGCGCCAACGCCGAAAAATTGGCCGCGGCGACGATGGATCCGAGCGAGTATCTTTGGTCGATCCGAAACGAAGAGCGCTTTTGCGCGGACGTGAAATCGAAACCTGAGGGCAAGGTCGCCTATCACGCGCCGTGTCATCTGCGCGCGCAGGCCGTCGGTTTCAAGGGCCGCGATTTGATCCGCAAAATTCTCGGCGTCGTTCCGGTGACGACGATGGAATGCTGCGGTCACGACGGGACGTACGCGATGACCGTCGAAGGCTTTGAACCGTCGCGACGGATCGGCAAGAAAGCGTTCGACGGGATGAAACAGGACAAGGACGCGGAAGTTTGGGCGACCGACTGCCCGCTCGCGGCGATCCAATTCGAACAGCACGCCGGCGTCAAACCGATGCACCCGATGACGATCCTCGCGAAAGCCTATCGCGGCGACGAGTTTTGA
- a CDS encoding DUF3501 family protein translates to MKKVERSDILDYVTYEEQRAEIRAAAMRAKDARRIHLGDYLTFLFENTETIRYQILEMVRAEKIVRESDIRHELDTYNELVGGPGELCATLLIEIEDVDDRARKLAEWVGLPAKLYLKLADGSRAYAQPDERQNEEAKISSVQFLKFVCGGQVPVAIGCEHPAYSIETDLEDSQAAALCADLAR, encoded by the coding sequence ATGAAAAAAGTTGAACGATCCGACATTCTCGATTACGTCACTTACGAAGAGCAGCGGGCGGAGATCCGCGCGGCGGCGATGCGCGCGAAGGACGCGCGGCGAATTCATCTCGGCGATTATCTGACGTTTCTGTTCGAGAATACCGAAACGATCCGATATCAGATACTCGAAATGGTCCGCGCCGAAAAGATCGTCCGCGAATCCGATATCCGGCACGAACTCGACACCTACAACGAACTCGTCGGCGGACCGGGCGAACTCTGCGCCACGCTTTTGATAGAGATCGAAGACGTTGACGACCGGGCGCGAAAACTCGCCGAATGGGTCGGGCTTCCGGCGAAACTTTATCTCAAACTCGCCGACGGCTCGCGTGCCTACGCGCAGCCGGACGAACGCCAGAACGAAGAGGCGAAGATCAGTTCGGTGCAATTTCTGAAGTTTGTTTGCGGCGGTCAGGTTCCGGTTGCGATCGGTTGCGAGCATCCGGCATACTCGATCGAAACCGACCTCGAAGACTCACAGGCAGCCGCGCTCTGCGCCGATCTCGCCCGTTGA
- a CDS encoding VWA domain-containing protein — protein MQKSVCVVFLWLLISSTVSFAQTDDETIRVETQLIDVPIVVNDKTGKPILNLKKSNFVVFEDGKPQEIAEFSATSAPFEVALLLDTSGSTRADLALIQRAAANFVESLRPGDRVSIIAYRTERTETTAFSVSEVLTGLTADRKILERALEAFKTSNSTPFYDSLLQVANIVFRDVPKDEFRGRRALVALTDGVDSASAAEFDEVRSGLEKAGIISFFVEIDTRDSFEENLMGNCAVGDKVLDRSDSPLLSYVLSKNKN, from the coding sequence ATGCAAAAATCGGTTTGTGTGGTTTTCCTTTGGCTTTTGATCTCATCGACGGTCTCGTTCGCGCAGACGGACGACGAGACCATACGCGTCGAAACACAATTGATCGATGTCCCGATCGTCGTCAATGACAAGACCGGCAAACCGATCCTGAACCTTAAGAAGTCGAATTTTGTTGTCTTCGAAGACGGCAAGCCGCAGGAGATCGCCGAGTTTTCGGCGACGAGCGCGCCGTTCGAAGTCGCGCTGCTGCTCGACACTTCCGGCTCGACGCGCGCGGATCTCGCGCTCATCCAGCGCGCGGCGGCGAATTTCGTCGAATCGCTTCGTCCCGGAGATCGCGTTTCAATTATTGCGTATCGAACCGAACGGACCGAAACCACTGCCTTTTCGGTAAGCGAGGTTCTGACGGGCCTGACGGCGGACCGGAAAATCCTCGAACGTGCGCTCGAAGCCTTCAAGACGAGCAACAGCACTCCGTTTTACGATAGTTTGCTGCAAGTCGCGAACATCGTTTTCCGGGACGTGCCGAAAGACGAATTTCGCGGCCGGCGCGCGCTTGTCGCCTTGACCGACGGCGTCGATTCCGCGAGCGCGGCCGAGTTTGACGAGGTCCGCTCGGGACTCGAAAAAGCCGGTATAATCAGCTTTTTTGTCGAGATCGACACCCGGGATTCGTTCGAAGAGAATCTGATGGGGAATTGCGCCGTCGGCGACAAGGTTCTCGACCGCTCAGATTCGCCGCTTCTATCGTACGTACTATCCAAAAATAAGAATTGA
- a CDS encoding phosphopentomutase, with protein MSSNFNRVILMVLDSAGIGEMPDAAAWGDAGSDTLGHILASRQVNLPNLQKLGLGNIKPLNGVPAIGSPSGSFGKCTLKSNGKDTTTGHWEMAGIILKKAFPTFPQGFPPRIIGEFVEKARVPGILGNKPASGTEIIKELGEEHIKTGKPIVYTSADSVFQIAAHEEVISVERLYEMCEIARRILDGEDRVGRVIARPFLGSNAADFKRTDNRHDYAVPPPADNLLPLLKDNGLDVVCIGKIASIYDSIGVTEDLTAKNNEQVVNVTIGALAADTRGLVFSNLVDFDMLYGHRRDVEGYARALETFDARLPDIFNAMRDDDLLILTADHGNDPSMPGSDHTREYAPLLVYGKAARPGVDLGTRQSLSDIGQTIAANFGLELKDGVSFVEEIVL; from the coding sequence ATGTCATCGAATTTCAACCGCGTAATTTTGATGGTTCTGGACAGCGCCGGGATCGGCGAGATGCCGGATGCCGCGGCTTGGGGCGACGCCGGCAGCGACACGCTCGGTCATATTCTCGCGTCACGGCAGGTCAACTTGCCGAATCTGCAGAAACTCGGACTCGGAAACATCAAACCGCTCAACGGCGTTCCCGCAATTGGTTCTCCAAGCGGAAGTTTCGGAAAATGCACTCTCAAGTCCAACGGCAAAGACACGACGACCGGCCATTGGGAAATGGCAGGGATCATTTTGAAGAAAGCGTTCCCGACTTTTCCACAAGGTTTTCCGCCCCGCATCATCGGCGAATTCGTTGAAAAGGCTCGGGTTCCTGGAATTCTCGGGAACAAACCGGCGAGCGGTACCGAGATCATCAAGGAACTCGGCGAAGAGCACATCAAAACCGGAAAACCGATCGTTTACACTTCGGCCGATTCGGTTTTTCAGATCGCCGCGCACGAGGAGGTCATTTCCGTCGAACGCCTTTACGAGATGTGCGAGATCGCGAGACGGATCCTCGATGGCGAGGACAGGGTCGGACGCGTCATCGCCCGCCCGTTTCTGGGCTCGAACGCCGCCGATTTCAAGCGCACCGACAACCGTCACGATTATGCCGTCCCGCCCCCGGCCGATAATCTTCTGCCGCTGCTCAAAGACAATGGGCTCGATGTCGTCTGTATCGGCAAGATCGCGTCGATCTACGATTCGATCGGGGTTACCGAGGATCTGACGGCGAAAAACAACGAACAGGTTGTCAACGTCACGATCGGAGCGCTCGCCGCCGACACGCGCGGACTTGTTTTCTCGAATCTCGTTGACTTCGATATGCTTTACGGCCATCGGCGCGATGTCGAAGGATACGCGCGCGCGCTCGAAACCTTCGACGCGCGCCTGCCCGACATTTTCAACGCGATGCGCGACGACGATCTTCTGATACTGACAGCCGACCACGGCAACGATCCTTCGATGCCCGGCTCCGATCACACGCGCGAGTATGCGCCGCTGCTCGTCTACGGCAAAGCTGCCCGGCCCGGCGTCGATCTGGGCACACGCCAAAGCCTTTCCGACATCGGTCAGACGATCGCCGCGAATTTCGGTCTGGAACTGAAAGACGGCGTGAGTTTTGTCGAGGAGATCGTCCTTTAG
- a CDS encoding M48 family metallopeptidase produces the protein MICRNGHQQSTPGSKFCIFCGVPLDESAPEIAAPTPPAAPPIQPHPALPPPNIESSTCQVCGGDGSRLEASRVLCAECGWLRPLTPGYYVNCEAFQWAADGKAMSTLRSMKTLTSLAHTISEKVGRRWIEATFNGVLLSERQLPRVYHHAVKAARILGMPRMPDVYVSGDVMWDCRTYGTDKDAFVVIGTALLTNFKGPELLFLFAREMGHCRAGHALWKTVIRFLIGEQGPRKGVLAGGIFNALSPSALIEGAIEVPLLAWARQAEITADRAGMLAVGDEELARRVLLSWSLKSPFLYKQISVEAWLEQQAESDDDVNKLSELMTSSTPYITRRLKIMDEFARTTHLRQWRDVINNYAPPVTVEIRREPESDAAPKDVRLKCRHCGAPMRVPVAVLEGKEVINLRCPDPKCGKTTVIKKNKPREAVDLTPKPEKPERYESNDD, from the coding sequence ATGATTTGCCGAAACGGACATCAACAATCGACTCCGGGTTCGAAGTTCTGCATTTTCTGCGGCGTGCCGCTCGATGAGTCGGCGCCCGAAATTGCGGCTCCGACTCCGCCCGCCGCGCCGCCGATCCAGCCTCATCCGGCTCTGCCGCCGCCTAACATTGAATCGTCAACCTGTCAGGTCTGCGGCGGCGACGGCAGCCGTCTCGAAGCGTCACGCGTCCTGTGCGCCGAATGCGGTTGGCTGCGGCCGTTGACTCCCGGATACTACGTCAACTGCGAGGCGTTTCAGTGGGCGGCTGACGGAAAGGCGATGTCAACGCTGCGATCTATGAAGACGCTCACATCCCTCGCCCATACGATCTCCGAAAAGGTCGGCCGGCGCTGGATCGAAGCCACATTCAACGGCGTTCTACTCAGCGAAAGGCAACTGCCGCGGGTTTATCATCACGCCGTCAAGGCGGCGCGGATTCTCGGAATGCCGCGAATGCCCGATGTCTATGTTTCTGGCGACGTGATGTGGGACTGCCGGACGTACGGCACCGACAAAGACGCGTTCGTAGTCATCGGAACCGCGCTGCTGACAAATTTCAAGGGCCCCGAACTTCTGTTTCTCTTCGCCCGCGAGATGGGACATTGCCGTGCCGGGCACGCGCTGTGGAAAACGGTCATACGCTTTCTGATCGGCGAGCAAGGGCCGCGCAAAGGCGTTCTCGCCGGCGGGATCTTCAATGCTCTGAGTCCGTCGGCGCTGATCGAAGGGGCGATCGAGGTTCCGTTGCTCGCGTGGGCGAGGCAAGCCGAGATCACCGCCGACCGGGCCGGAATGCTCGCCGTCGGAGACGAAGAACTGGCGCGCCGGGTCCTGCTTTCGTGGTCGCTGAAATCCCCTTTTCTTTACAAACAGATCAGCGTCGAGGCGTGGCTCGAACAGCAGGCCGAGAGCGACGACGACGTCAACAAGCTTTCCGAGTTGATGACGTCTTCGACGCCCTATATAACGCGTCGGCTCAAGATAATGGACGAGTTCGCGCGCACGACGCACCTCAGGCAATGGCGCGACGTGATCAACAATTACGCGCCGCCGGTGACCGTTGAGATACGGCGCGAACCGGAATCCGATGCGGCGCCGAAAGATGTCCGGCTCAAATGCCGGCATTGCGGCGCACCGATGCGCGTGCCGGTAGCAGTACTTGAAGGCAAGGAAGTGATCAATCTCAGATGTCCGGATCCGAAATGCGGCAAAACGACCGTCATCAAAAAGAACAAGCCGCGCGAAGCGGTTGATTTGACGCCGAAACCGGAAAAACCAGAGAGGTACGAAAGCAATGACGACTGA